In Kineococcus rhizosphaerae, the following proteins share a genomic window:
- a CDS encoding AAA family ATPase codes for MADTVILVNGLPGAGKTTLAQQLKEASGWPLLSKDAVKEALALIADGAVGSGRLGAVAMDTVWSMAAAVDGEVIVESWWFRPRDLGFARAGVALAGAVRVVEVWCDVAPAVARERYAGRHRAAVHDDGARLATDFDRWVAEGVPLGIGSLVRADTSGPVDVNGLVARVRAAASV; via the coding sequence GTGGCCGACACCGTCATCCTCGTCAACGGCCTGCCCGGTGCGGGCAAGACCACCTTGGCTCAGCAGCTGAAGGAGGCCTCCGGCTGGCCGCTGCTGTCGAAGGACGCGGTCAAGGAGGCGCTGGCGCTGATCGCCGACGGCGCCGTGGGCTCGGGCCGGTTGGGCGCGGTGGCGATGGACACGGTGTGGTCGATGGCGGCAGCCGTGGACGGTGAGGTGATCGTGGAGTCGTGGTGGTTCCGTCCACGCGATCTCGGCTTCGCCCGGGCGGGCGTGGCCCTCGCCGGGGCGGTGCGGGTGGTGGAGGTGTGGTGCGACGTCGCTCCGGCGGTGGCGCGGGAGCGCTACGCCGGACGTCACCGGGCGGCGGTGCACGACGACGGCGCGCGGCTGGCCACCGACTTCGACCGGTGGGTCGCCGAAGGGGTGCCGTTGGGGATCGGTTCGCTGGTGCGAGCGGACACCAGCGGACCGGTGGACGTCAACGGGCTGGTGGCCCGGGTGCGCGCGGCAGCGTCCGTCTGA
- the uvrC gene encoding excinuclease ABC subunit UvrC — translation MPDPATYRPKPGEIPVEPGVYRFRDPQGRVIYVGKAISLRARLANYFQDLSALHPRTMAMVTTAASVEWTVVSTEVEALQLEYSWIKEFDPRFNVKYRDDKSYPYLAVTMGEAVPRVQVLRGAKRKGTRYFGPYTHAWAIRETVDLLLRVFPVRTCSTGVYKRAGQVGRPCLLGYIDKCSAPCVGKISAEDHKALAQDFCDFMAGNTARFVRRAEQQMKTAAAEMDYERAARLRDDLGALTKALEKSAVVLPDATDADVFAIADDELEAAVQVFHVRGGRVRGQRGWVSEKVEDVGTPELVEQLLLQVYGGESGEGVPREVLVPALPATVESDVEDWLSELRGSRVDLRVPQRGDKKALMETVHRNATQALALHKTRRGGDLTTRSLALTELQEALGLEDAPLRIECYDVSHTQETNVVASMVVFEDGLPKKSDYRRFAVRGDEGGVDDTRAMREVLTRRFKRMQHDEQITETADGVEVETSGPLTGGTGGEVLAGVDPDTGRPRRFAYAPNLVVVDGGRPQVEAAARALADVGVVDVALCGLAKRLEEVWLPGEDHPVVLPRTSQGLFLLQRVRDEAHRFAITYHRSKRSKAMTTSALDGVPGLGQARKSALLKHFGSVKRLRAATADEVAAVPGMGPRTAAAVVEALAGQAAASEPAVNTATGELLD, via the coding sequence GTGCCCGACCCCGCCACCTACCGCCCCAAGCCGGGGGAGATCCCCGTCGAGCCCGGGGTGTACCGCTTCCGCGACCCGCAGGGGCGCGTCATCTACGTCGGCAAGGCCATCAGCCTGCGCGCCCGGCTGGCCAACTACTTCCAGGACCTGTCGGCCCTGCACCCGCGGACCATGGCCATGGTCACCACCGCGGCGAGCGTGGAGTGGACCGTCGTGTCCACCGAGGTCGAGGCCCTGCAGCTGGAGTACTCCTGGATCAAGGAGTTCGACCCGCGGTTCAACGTCAAGTACCGCGACGACAAGTCCTACCCCTACCTCGCCGTGACCATGGGTGAGGCCGTGCCCCGCGTCCAGGTCCTGCGCGGGGCCAAGCGCAAGGGCACCCGCTACTTCGGCCCCTACACCCACGCCTGGGCCATCCGCGAGACCGTGGACCTGCTCCTGCGCGTCTTCCCCGTGCGCACCTGCTCCACCGGCGTCTACAAGCGCGCCGGTCAGGTCGGGCGCCCCTGCCTGCTCGGCTACATCGACAAGTGCTCCGCACCCTGCGTCGGCAAGATCTCCGCCGAGGACCACAAGGCGCTCGCCCAGGACTTCTGCGACTTCATGGCCGGCAACACCGCCCGGTTCGTCCGCCGCGCAGAGCAGCAGATGAAGACCGCCGCCGCCGAGATGGACTACGAGCGCGCCGCCCGCCTGCGCGACGACCTCGGCGCCCTGACCAAGGCCCTGGAGAAGTCCGCCGTCGTCCTGCCCGACGCCACCGACGCCGACGTCTTCGCCATCGCCGACGACGAGCTCGAGGCCGCCGTGCAGGTCTTCCACGTCCGCGGTGGCCGCGTCCGCGGCCAGCGCGGCTGGGTGTCGGAGAAGGTCGAGGACGTCGGCACCCCCGAACTCGTCGAGCAGCTCCTGCTGCAGGTCTACGGCGGCGAGAGCGGCGAGGGCGTCCCCCGCGAGGTCCTCGTCCCCGCCCTGCCCGCCACCGTCGAGTCCGACGTCGAGGACTGGCTGTCCGAACTGCGCGGTTCGCGCGTCGACCTGCGGGTGCCCCAGCGCGGGGACAAGAAGGCGCTCATGGAGACCGTGCACCGCAACGCCACCCAGGCCCTGGCCCTGCACAAGACGCGCCGCGGCGGGGACCTGACCACGCGCAGCCTGGCCCTCACCGAGCTGCAGGAGGCCCTCGGCCTCGAGGATGCCCCGCTGCGCATCGAGTGCTACGACGTCTCGCACACCCAGGAGACCAACGTCGTGGCCTCCATGGTCGTCTTCGAGGACGGCCTGCCCAAGAAGAGCGACTACCGCCGCTTCGCCGTCCGCGGCGACGAGGGCGGCGTCGACGACACCCGCGCCATGCGCGAGGTCCTCACCCGCCGGTTCAAGCGGATGCAGCACGACGAGCAGATCACCGAGACCGCCGACGGTGTCGAGGTCGAGACCTCCGGGCCCCTGACCGGGGGCACCGGGGGGGAGGTCCTGGCCGGCGTCGACCCCGACACCGGCCGCCCCCGCCGCTTCGCCTACGCCCCCAACCTCGTCGTCGTCGACGGCGGCCGCCCGCAGGTCGAGGCCGCCGCCCGCGCCCTGGCCGACGTCGGCGTCGTCGACGTCGCCCTGTGCGGCCTGGCCAAGCGGCTCGAGGAGGTCTGGCTGCCGGGCGAGGACCACCCCGTCGTCCTGCCCCGCACCAGCCAGGGCCTCTTCCTGCTGCAGCGGGTGCGCGACGAGGCCCACCGGTTCGCCATCACCTACCACCGCAGCAAGCGGTCCAAGGCCATGACGACCTCCGCCCTGGACGGGGTCCCCGGTCTGGGCCAGGCCCGCAAGAGCGCGCTGCTCAAGCACTTCGGTTCCGTCAAGCGCCTGCGCGCCGCGACCGCCGACGAGGTGGCCGCCGTCCCCGGCATGGGCCCGCGCACCGCCGCGGCCGTCGTGGAGGCGCTCGCGGGCCAGGCCGCGGCGAGCGAGCCGGCGGTGAACACCGCGACGGGTGAGCTCCTCGACTGA
- the wecB gene encoding non-hydrolyzing UDP-N-acetylglucosamine 2-epimerase — protein MGFPVGEGAPGPVAVVVGTRPEAIKVAEIVRRLGAAGLLVHTGQHYDAALWADVTAQLGFGPPAVALGVGGTSRGQQLGAAVAGLDETFARHRPSAVLVQGDTTAALAGALAANAAGVPLVHVEAGLRSFDRRMPEEHHRVLIDHLADLCCAPTPVAVANLRAEGIADERILLTGNTVVESVLHLLPDEAGQDAVLAALGLPERYLLLTVHRPENADNPAVLRQILNEVVGLVDDGLPVVFPAHPRTLDRLRGAGLGDLLDRLTVIAPQPPAQFLALLNRARIVVSDSGGVQEEVSVLKKRLVVVRRSTERPEVVGTFASLVPAGLRLGAAVRAALAEDPAALREVPSPYGDGSASRVVVESIVKLVAPF, from the coding sequence CTGGGCTTCCCCGTCGGCGAGGGGGCGCCCGGCCCCGTGGCCGTCGTGGTGGGCACGCGCCCGGAGGCCATCAAGGTCGCCGAGATCGTGCGCCGGCTCGGGGCGGCCGGGTTGCTGGTGCACACCGGTCAGCACTACGACGCCGCCCTGTGGGCGGACGTGACGGCCCAGCTGGGGTTCGGCCCGCCGGCCGTGGCGCTGGGGGTCGGGGGGACCTCGCGCGGGCAGCAGCTCGGCGCGGCCGTCGCGGGCCTGGACGAGACGTTCGCCCGGCACCGCCCCAGCGCCGTGCTCGTGCAGGGGGACACGACGGCCGCGCTGGCGGGGGCGCTGGCCGCCAACGCCGCCGGCGTGCCCCTGGTCCACGTGGAGGCCGGGCTGCGCAGCTTCGACCGGCGGATGCCCGAGGAGCACCACCGGGTGCTCATCGACCACCTCGCCGACCTGTGCTGCGCACCGACACCGGTGGCGGTGGCGAACCTGCGCGCCGAGGGGATCGCGGACGAGCGGATCCTGCTCACCGGCAACACGGTCGTGGAGTCCGTGCTGCACCTGCTGCCGGACGAGGCCGGGCAGGACGCGGTGCTGGCCGCGCTGGGGCTGCCCGAGCGGTACCTGCTGCTGACGGTGCACCGCCCGGAGAACGCCGACAACCCGGCGGTGCTGCGGCAGATCCTCAACGAGGTCGTCGGCCTGGTCGACGACGGCCTGCCGGTCGTCTTCCCCGCCCACCCCCGCACGCTGGACCGGCTGCGCGGCGCAGGGCTGGGCGACCTGCTGGACCGCCTCACGGTCATCGCCCCGCAGCCGCCGGCGCAGTTCCTGGCCCTGCTGAACCGGGCCCGGATCGTCGTGTCGGACTCCGGCGGTGTCCAGGAGGAGGTCTCGGTCCTGAAGAAGCGGCTCGTGGTGGTGCGCCGCTCCACCGAGCGCCCGGAGGTCGTGGGGACGTTCGCCTCGCTGGTGCCCGCCGGGCTGCGGCTGGGCGCCGCGGTCCGCGCCGCGCTGGCCGAGGACCCCGCGGCGCTGCGCGAGGTGCCCTCCCCCTACGGCGACGGGTCGGCCAGCCGCGTCGTCGTGGAGTCGATCGTCAAGCTCGTCGCCCCGTTCTGA
- a CDS encoding MarR family winged helix-turn-helix transcriptional regulator, with translation MVPSASTLEHDSVDPAAASDPPPGAAPVRWLDEAEQATWRTFLSTVQLLLDRFDRQLQHDSGIVLTYYEMLVRLSEAPERSLRMSELAESSLSSRSRVSHAVARMEERGWVRRQSCPTDGRGFIAVLTDAGHEALAAAAPGHVETVRDALFDQLSPEQVDQLRSISTTLLQHLTATGSVPPVPGVQDVLARLDQR, from the coding sequence ATGGTTCCATCCGCATCGACTCTCGAGCACGATTCCGTCGACCCCGCTGCCGCGTCCGACCCCCCTCCCGGGGCCGCGCCGGTCCGCTGGCTCGACGAGGCCGAGCAGGCCACCTGGCGGACCTTCCTGTCGACGGTGCAGCTGCTGCTGGACCGCTTCGACCGTCAGCTGCAGCACGACTCCGGGATCGTGCTGACGTACTACGAGATGCTCGTGCGCCTGTCCGAGGCCCCCGAGCGCTCGCTGCGCATGAGCGAGCTGGCCGAGTCCTCGCTGTCCTCGCGCAGCCGCGTCTCGCACGCCGTGGCCCGCATGGAGGAACGCGGCTGGGTGCGCCGGCAGTCCTGCCCCACCGACGGCCGCGGGTTCATCGCCGTCCTGACCGACGCCGGCCACGAGGCCCTCGCGGCCGCCGCCCCCGGTCACGTCGAGACCGTCCGGGACGCGCTGTTCGACCAGCTCAGCCCCGAGCAGGTGGACCAGCTGCGCTCCATCAGCACGACCCTGCTGCAGCACCTGACCGCCACGGGCAGCGTCCC
- a CDS encoding glycosyltransferase → MARILLLMTRPLAGAGGRGLVLRTIVDSLTGSGHDVVCAVVGGPSPAVPVDRSVATHRLPDVRWWEVASPAARRRGLRSLNERLYWSPRVARHVRRLVETERIDAVVADGLRLAPYAQDSGRPWFVDLDDLLSDRYDLWRSRSMDLHQLLGHRRPSSALAGAVLRRVPVGALLAREARRLREREEVLARTAHGTSLVSPIEAARLSERAGVPVQALPMAVTAGVRRTWTGGAPLDRRLAFPGSLTAYANEEAVRWWVDELEPALRAAGLTGWELHVYGEVPPSVRARVSAPSVVLRGAFDREALHAELVQHSFLLAPQREALGLTVKVVEAAVLGLVPLTTPQGASGMAVTHGEQVLLFRDGPELAEALSTVERWAAEGGRQTAALAARARAWARDSFAAEVLTRRWGAVVQQLVPGGAPRPRTQVDGPDGLVGERTQR, encoded by the coding sequence GTGGCCAGGATCCTGCTCCTCATGACCCGCCCGCTGGCCGGCGCCGGCGGTCGCGGACTGGTGCTGCGCACCATCGTCGACTCCCTCACCGGCAGCGGCCACGACGTGGTCTGCGCCGTCGTCGGCGGCCCGAGCCCCGCCGTCCCCGTCGACCGCTCGGTCGCCACCCACCGGCTGCCCGACGTCCGCTGGTGGGAGGTCGCCTCGCCCGCCGCCCGCCGGCGCGGGCTGCGCTCCCTCAACGAACGGCTCTACTGGTCTCCGCGGGTGGCCCGGCACGTGCGCCGACTCGTCGAGACCGAACGCATCGACGCCGTCGTGGCCGACGGGCTGCGGCTGGCGCCCTACGCCCAGGACTCCGGACGTCCCTGGTTCGTCGACCTCGACGACCTGCTCTCCGACCGCTACGACCTGTGGCGCTCGCGGTCCATGGACCTGCACCAGCTCCTGGGGCACCGGCGGCCGTCCTCGGCCCTGGCCGGCGCCGTCCTGCGGCGCGTGCCGGTCGGGGCGCTGCTGGCGCGCGAGGCGCGCCGGCTGCGCGAGCGCGAGGAGGTCCTGGCGCGCACCGCGCACGGCACCTCACTCGTGTCCCCGATCGAGGCGGCCCGGCTGTCCGAGCGCGCGGGCGTCCCCGTGCAGGCGCTGCCCATGGCCGTCACGGCCGGCGTGCGCCGCACGTGGACCGGCGGGGCACCGCTGGACCGGCGGCTGGCCTTCCCCGGCTCGCTGACGGCCTACGCCAACGAGGAGGCCGTCCGCTGGTGGGTGGACGAGCTGGAACCGGCGCTGCGCGCCGCCGGGCTGACCGGGTGGGAGCTGCACGTCTACGGCGAGGTGCCGCCCTCGGTGCGGGCCCGCGTCAGCGCCCCCTCGGTCGTCCTGCGCGGCGCCTTCGACCGCGAGGCGCTGCACGCCGAGCTAGTGCAGCACTCGTTCCTGCTGGCTCCGCAGCGCGAGGCCCTGGGCCTGACGGTCAAGGTCGTCGAGGCCGCGGTGCTCGGTCTGGTCCCGCTGACGACCCCGCAGGGGGCCTCGGGGATGGCGGTGACCCACGGCGAGCAGGTGCTCCTCTTTCGCGACGGCCCGGAACTGGCCGAGGCGCTGTCCACCGTGGAGCGCTGGGCCGCCGAGGGCGGGCGGCAGACCGCCGCCCTGGCCGCCCGGGCCCGGGCGTGGGCCCGCGACAGCTTCGCCGCCGAGGTCCTGACCCGGCGCTGGGGCGCCGTGGTGCAGCAGCTGGTCCCCGGGGGCGCGCCGCGCCCCCGGACGCAGGTGGACGGCCCGGACGGGCTCGTGGGGGAGAGGACCCAGCGGTGA
- the uvrA gene encoding excinuclease ABC subunit UvrA has protein sequence MTSARIAGDRLVVRGAREHNLKDVSVDLPRDSLVVFTGLSGSGKSSLAFDTIFAEGQRRYVESLSAYARQFLGQMDKPDVDFIEGLSPAVSIDQKSTSRNPRSTVGTITEVYDYLRLLFARAGKPHCPVCGEPVGRQTPQQIVDQLVEMPEGTRFQLLAPVVRERKGEYAELFRELQAKGFARARVDGQVVPLDDPPALQKRLKHTIEVVVDRLVVKDGVKRRLTDSVETALVLSSGLLVADLVDVEGPEGERRFSEKMACPNEHPLELDEIEPRSFSFNSPFGACPECTGIGTQMEVDPELVVPDEDLTLREGAIAPWTVGSSEYFERLVKALADDLSFSVDTPWRALPKRAKDALLHGKDHQVHVRYKNRWGRERSYSTGFEGVIEFVKRRHAETDSDSSKERYEGYMRETPCPACRGDRLKPTSLAVKIAGRSISEICAMPIDECSRFLDTMQLSAREKKIAGQVLKEIQARMGFLLDVGLDYLSLARPAGTLSGGEAQRIRLATQIGSGLVGVLYVLDEPSIGLHQRDNRRLIETLTRLRDLGNTLIVVEHDEDTVRVADWIVDFGPGAGERGGEVVHSGDLAGLLENPKSLTGQYLSGRRAIEVPAVRRPGDGRTLVVTGAREHNLKDVTVEFPLGQLVAVTGVSGSGKSTLVNDILYTVLANKLNGARRVPGRHKSVQGLEHLDKVVHVDQSPIGRTPRSNPATYTGVFDHIRKLFASAPESKLRGYQPGRFSFNIKGGRCEACAGDGTLKIEMNFLPDVYVPCEVCHGARYNRETLEVHFKGKTIAQVLDMPIEEAAEFFAAVPAIARYMTTLTEVGLGYVRLGQPATTLSGGEAQRVKLASELQRRSNGRTVYVLDEPTTGLHFEDIRKLLGVVQGLVDKGNSVLVIEHNLDVIKSADWLVDMGPEGGNGGGTVICTGTPEEVAANPDSYTGQFLAEVLEVPGGGAGARRRRARAS, from the coding sequence GTGACCTCCGCCCGCATCGCCGGTGACCGCCTCGTCGTGCGCGGCGCCCGCGAGCACAACCTCAAGGACGTCTCGGTCGACCTGCCCCGGGACAGCCTCGTCGTCTTCACCGGCCTGTCCGGGTCGGGCAAGAGCTCGCTGGCCTTCGACACGATCTTCGCCGAGGGCCAGCGGCGCTACGTGGAGTCCCTGTCGGCCTACGCCCGGCAGTTCCTCGGGCAGATGGACAAGCCCGACGTCGACTTCATCGAGGGCCTGTCGCCCGCGGTCTCCATCGACCAGAAGTCGACCTCGCGCAACCCCCGCTCGACGGTCGGGACGATCACCGAGGTCTACGACTACCTGCGCCTGCTGTTCGCCCGCGCCGGCAAGCCGCACTGCCCCGTCTGCGGGGAACCCGTGGGACGCCAGACGCCGCAGCAGATCGTCGACCAGCTGGTGGAGATGCCCGAGGGCACCCGCTTCCAGCTGCTGGCCCCGGTGGTCCGCGAGCGCAAGGGCGAGTACGCCGAGCTGTTCCGCGAGCTGCAGGCCAAGGGCTTCGCCCGCGCGCGCGTGGACGGGCAGGTCGTCCCGCTGGACGACCCGCCGGCGCTGCAGAAGCGCCTCAAGCACACCATCGAGGTCGTCGTCGACCGCCTCGTCGTCAAGGACGGCGTCAAGCGGCGCCTGACCGACTCCGTCGAGACGGCCCTGGTGCTGTCCTCCGGGCTGCTGGTGGCCGACCTCGTCGACGTCGAGGGCCCGGAGGGGGAGCGGCGCTTCTCCGAGAAGATGGCCTGCCCCAACGAGCACCCCCTGGAGCTCGACGAGATCGAGCCGCGCTCGTTCTCCTTCAACTCCCCGTTCGGGGCGTGCCCGGAGTGCACGGGCATCGGCACCCAGATGGAGGTCGACCCCGAGCTCGTCGTCCCCGACGAGGACCTGACCCTGCGCGAGGGCGCCATCGCCCCCTGGACGGTGGGGTCCTCGGAGTACTTCGAGCGCCTGGTCAAGGCGCTGGCCGACGACCTGTCCTTCTCGGTCGACACCCCGTGGCGGGCGCTGCCCAAGCGGGCCAAGGACGCGCTGCTGCACGGCAAGGACCACCAGGTCCACGTCCGGTACAAGAACCGCTGGGGCCGGGAGCGCTCGTACTCCACCGGCTTCGAGGGGGTCATCGAGTTCGTCAAGCGCCGGCACGCCGAGACCGACTCGGACTCCTCCAAGGAGCGCTACGAGGGGTACATGCGCGAGACCCCGTGCCCGGCGTGCCGCGGGGACCGCCTGAAGCCGACGTCGCTGGCCGTGAAGATCGCAGGCCGGTCCATCTCGGAGATCTGCGCGATGCCCATCGACGAGTGCTCGCGCTTCCTGGACACCATGCAGCTGTCCGCGCGGGAGAAGAAGATCGCCGGGCAGGTCCTCAAGGAGATCCAGGCCCGCATGGGCTTCCTGCTCGACGTCGGCCTGGACTACCTGTCCCTGGCCCGGCCCGCCGGGACCCTGTCCGGCGGGGAGGCCCAGCGCATCCGGCTGGCCACCCAGATCGGCTCCGGGCTCGTCGGCGTCCTCTACGTCCTGGACGAGCCGTCGATCGGCCTGCACCAGCGCGACAACCGGCGGCTCATCGAGACCCTGACCCGTCTGCGCGACCTCGGCAACACCCTCATCGTCGTCGAGCACGACGAGGACACCGTGCGCGTCGCGGACTGGATCGTCGACTTCGGCCCCGGCGCGGGCGAGCGCGGCGGGGAGGTCGTGCACTCCGGGGACCTGGCCGGGCTGCTGGAGAACCCGAAGTCGCTGACCGGGCAGTACCTGTCGGGGCGCCGGGCCATCGAGGTGCCCGCCGTCCGCCGTCCCGGCGACGGCCGCACGCTGGTCGTCACCGGCGCCCGCGAGCACAACCTCAAGGACGTCACCGTCGAGTTCCCCCTGGGCCAGCTCGTCGCGGTGACGGGGGTGTCCGGCTCGGGCAAGTCGACTCTGGTCAACGACATCCTCTACACGGTGCTGGCGAACAAGCTCAACGGCGCCCGCCGGGTGCCGGGCCGGCACAAGTCCGTCCAGGGCCTGGAGCACCTCGACAAGGTCGTGCACGTCGACCAGAGCCCCATCGGCCGCACCCCGCGCTCGAACCCCGCGACCTACACGGGGGTCTTCGACCACATCCGCAAGCTGTTCGCCTCGGCCCCGGAGTCGAAGCTGCGCGGGTACCAGCCGGGCCGGTTCTCGTTCAACATCAAGGGCGGGCGCTGCGAGGCGTGCGCCGGTGACGGCACCCTGAAGATCGAGATGAACTTCCTGCCCGACGTCTACGTGCCCTGCGAGGTCTGCCACGGGGCGCGGTACAACCGCGAGACCCTCGAGGTCCACTTCAAGGGCAAGACCATCGCCCAGGTCCTGGACATGCCGATCGAGGAGGCCGCGGAGTTCTTCGCCGCCGTCCCTGCCATCGCCCGCTACATGACGACCCTCACCGAGGTCGGCCTGGGCTACGTCCGCCTCGGTCAGCCCGCCACGACGCTGTCCGGCGGGGAGGCCCAGCGCGTCAAGCTGGCCTCGGAGCTGCAGCGGCGCTCCAACGGCCGGACCGTCTACGTCCTGGACGAGCCCACGACGGGCCTGCACTTCGAGGACATCCGCAAGCTCCTCGGCGTCGTGCAGGGCCTGGTCGACAAGGGCAACAGCGTCCTGGTCATCGAGCACAACCTCGACGTCATCAAGTCGGCCGACTGGCTGGTCGACATGGGCCCCGAGGGGGGCAACGGGGGCGGCACCGTCATCTGCACGGGGACCCCCGAAGAGGTCGCGGCCAACCCGGACAGCTACACCGGCCAGTTCCTCGCCGAGGTCCTCGAGGTGCCCGGCGGCGGGGCCGGGGCCCGGCGCCGGCGGGCCCGCGCCAGCTGA
- a CDS encoding protoporphyrinogen/coproporphyrinogen oxidase — translation MSTVSVDDSPRRAEVDEPVVVIGAGPAGLAAAEHLLDAGQQVVVVDGAPGVGGLSRSVELWGHRFDLGPHSFLSNSHPESVTRWLDLAGAAGGIERTEAVRSAVWRGRVVGFPPGPADVLRTAGPRRTAQLAASRVRSRVRPRVRPDAPAVSAHDALVARHGAAVVEELFVPYCRKYLGVHPAELSPAFADKLQGTRRGWRGPVELLTPREGTGAVWDELARRLRARGARILLGTAVVGLATEGELVTGVRVRDGAGTATLPARAVVSSVPTPVLLRWLPGTTAPAGPVLGSRDTYLVHLLLEGAPGSGAVGQDSHYVTAYDEALRVGRLTNTRVWRPRTFAADPRTVLCAEFWSSGDDDLSARGDRELAELAVAELSRFGVDPRVRVVDHDVLRLPRSVPVLTRGVEQARAAVDTQLDRFANLACVGRHGRHDWDGQEDALLTGRSIGAHVLATRG, via the coding sequence GTGAGCACGGTGAGCGTGGACGACAGCCCGCGACGGGCCGAGGTGGACGAGCCGGTCGTCGTGATCGGCGCCGGGCCGGCCGGCCTGGCCGCGGCTGAGCACCTGCTCGACGCCGGGCAGCAGGTCGTCGTGGTCGACGGCGCGCCCGGGGTCGGGGGCCTGAGCCGGTCCGTCGAGCTGTGGGGGCACCGCTTCGACCTGGGCCCGCACAGCTTCCTGTCGAACTCCCACCCGGAGTCGGTCACCCGGTGGCTGGACCTGGCCGGGGCCGCCGGCGGGATCGAGCGGACCGAGGCCGTCCGCTCCGCGGTGTGGCGCGGCCGCGTCGTGGGGTTCCCGCCCGGACCCGCCGACGTGCTGCGGACCGCAGGCCCGCGGCGCACCGCGCAGCTGGCCGCCTCCCGGGTCCGCTCTCGGGTGCGCCCCCGGGTGCGCCCCGATGCCCCGGCGGTCTCGGCGCACGACGCGCTCGTCGCCCGGCACGGCGCGGCCGTCGTCGAGGAGCTGTTCGTCCCCTACTGCCGCAAGTACCTCGGCGTGCACCCGGCGGAGCTGTCCCCGGCGTTCGCCGACAAGCTGCAGGGCACCCGCCGCGGCTGGCGCGGTCCGGTCGAGCTGCTCACCCCGCGCGAGGGCACCGGCGCCGTCTGGGACGAGCTGGCCCGCCGGCTGCGGGCGCGGGGGGCGCGGATCCTGCTCGGCACCGCGGTCGTCGGCCTGGCCACCGAGGGGGAGCTGGTCACCGGTGTCCGGGTCCGCGACGGGGCCGGGACGGCGACGCTGCCGGCGCGCGCGGTGGTCTCCAGCGTGCCGACCCCGGTCCTGCTGCGCTGGCTGCCGGGCACCACCGCACCCGCCGGCCCGGTCCTGGGCTCGCGCGACACCTACCTCGTGCACCTGCTGCTGGAGGGCGCACCGGGCTCGGGCGCGGTCGGGCAGGACAGCCACTACGTCACCGCCTACGACGAGGCCCTGCGGGTGGGCCGGCTGACCAACACCCGCGTCTGGCGGCCCCGGACGTTCGCCGCCGACCCCCGCACCGTCCTGTGCGCGGAGTTCTGGAGCTCCGGCGACGACGACCTGTCGGCCCGCGGCGACCGCGAGCTGGCCGAGCTCGCCGTCGCCGAGCTGTCCCGCTTCGGGGTCGACCCGCGGGTGCGGGTCGTGGACCACGACGTCCTGCGGCTGCCGCGCAGCGTGCCCGTCCTGACCCGCGGCGTCGAGCAGGCCCGCGCCGCCGTCGACACCCAGCTCGACCGGTTCGCCAACCTGGCTTGCGTGGGACGCCACGGCCGCCACGACTGGGACGGGCAGGAGGACGCCCTGCTGACCGGGCGCAGCATCGGCGCGCACGTGCTGGCCACCCGCGGCTGA
- a CDS encoding PH domain-containing protein: protein MSSDDLPRAPDDAGIDLTGLREEYPRPFTGTLRWTVLAAQVLALVTAVPQLLSGSWPARAAAVVLVAFVVLGVLMQFWRPPATSVSAEGLRVRKVLVPGPLVPWADLARIDVQGRFEAQSTARTTDGRRVPLIGLTRDAAEHLARGIDGPARH from the coding sequence GTGAGCTCCGACGATCTGCCGCGCGCCCCGGACGACGCCGGGATCGACCTGACCGGCCTGCGCGAGGAGTACCCCCGCCCCTTCACGGGCACCCTGCGCTGGACGGTGCTCGCCGCTCAGGTGCTCGCACTCGTCACCGCCGTCCCCCAGCTGCTCTCCGGCTCCTGGCCGGCCCGGGCCGCCGCCGTCGTGCTGGTGGCCTTCGTGGTCCTCGGCGTGCTGATGCAGTTCTGGCGCCCGCCCGCCACGTCGGTCAGCGCCGAAGGACTGCGGGTGCGCAAGGTGCTCGTGCCCGGCCCACTCGTGCCCTGGGCAGACCTCGCGCGCATCGACGTGCAGGGCCGGTTCGAAGCCCAGAGCACCGCGCGCACCACCGACGGACGTCGGGTCCCGCTGATCGGCCTGACCCGCGACGCCGCCGAGCACCTCGCTCGAGGGATCGACGGACCCGCTCGTCACTGA